ACCCGTTCTGTTTCAAAGTGCCAAGACTTCTATTGGTGGttggtggtcttttttttttgttgtttttttctgtttttcctttcattttgtaaaatctgGGTTTTTATTGCTTTTGTGACATTGGAACTTCTGGACACTCTCCCCTCATCCCTGCCACCGGGGGACCCTGGGTTCCCTCTGCTGTTGGCTAGTTCACCCCACGCTGTTGCCTGCTCCTCTGaggaaaagtatatttttttaatatatatatatatatatctatatataaattttgtttttaaaggaggaaaaaaaaaaatctaaaaagtgctttaaaaacgggagggggctcagggggcggggaggggggaagACAAAGTTTTCAATCTCCAAACATCTCTCGGGGGTCCGGGCAGCCTGGGTCGGGGGACGCAGACGGGGGTGGCGGGGGCGCCCCACGAGGGGGCCCCGCTGGGGTGTAAGTGCCATCGAGGGGGCGCCCCCGTGTCCCCCGTCTTGTCCCCTTTCTCTGCGCCTGGAAATAAATAGACTGGCGTCCCAGCGGCCGGGAGATACGGAGGCCAcagcggggaggggaggggaggggaggcggggaggCCGTGGGGGGGATCAAGCGGGGACACCCCCACTTAGTAAGTGCCCTGAGGAAGGAGGCTGGGGGACGGGGGGGGGTGCATTTTAACGTCCGCTCTCAGCGGACAGCCATCATTTAAGGTCTTGTCTCGAAGACTCGGAGAAACCAGCGAGGGAGGAAACGGACAGCCACCCGGGGCCCCCCGATCGGGCCCACGCCGAGCCCCGAGCCCCTCGGGCGGGGTGGGGGGCCCCCGAGAAAGCACTATCTAGATTCGGCGGCGCGCCGCGTGTGTGGGTCTGAATATGCGTCTCGAGATGCGGGGTCTGGACACGGAGCGGCTCCCGGGCGTGCGGTCTGGGGCGCGGGGGGCCTGCCCGCTCGGAGGTCCCGTCTGCTCTTTGGCGTTCAGGCGAGTCCGGCCGCCAAGCTGCCGTCGGCGGGGGCCCCGTCGCCCGCGCCCCCCGCGCCCCCCGcgccgcccgcgcccgcgccctcGGGGCTGGCcgcgtcctcctcctcctcctcgtccttAAAGTGCTTCTCCCGGTCGCGCCGGCCGTCGGGGGAGCCGGGCGCGGCGGGGGCGCCGGGGGGCGCGGGGGGCGCCCGCGGGGGCGTCGGGGCCCCCCAGCGGCCCGGCGCGGACGCGCGGCTTGCGGCCGCGGCGCGAGGGCACCCCGTTGCAGCCGTCCTTCTTGAGGTGCCGGTGCAGGTGGTCGGAGCGCACGAAGGTCTTGCAGCAGCTCTCGCACTGGTAGGGCCGCAGCCCCGTGTGCACGCGCATGTGGTTCTTCAGGTCGTAGTTGTGCGCGAAGGCCGCGCCGCACTGCTGGCACAGGTACGGCTTCTCGCCCGTGTGCTTCCGCATGTGCACCTTCAGCTTGTCCTGcctgcgggcgggcgggcgggcgcgcgCGTCAGGGCCGGGCCTGGACCCGGCGGTGCCGCCTCGGGCCCGtgactcgacctctctgagctccCCTCTTGGCCAGAGCAGGAGGACGGGAACGGGCTCCCCCCCACCCGGGGTTCCGCCAAGTGGCAGGTGTGTCCATTCCTGAGCGCCTGCTGAGCACCAGGCCCTGTTCCAGGTGCTGAAATTATTACAGGGAACAAGGGACGATGCCAGGGGGGTGCTAACACAGAGGGTGACCAGCCGTCCTGCGTCCCAGGAAACCCCTCGGTCCCTGGTTGGTCGTCATCGTAACTGAGTCCCCACCCAGGGCCCCCagtcctctgcctctctctgctccGCCCGCCGGCGAGGTCCTGGCTGGCACCCCAATGTGCTAAGTGCGAGcctaccacagggcctttgcacgtgctgttcctgCTCCTGGAGCACTTTTTTTCTCCCAGGTCTTCACAACTGAATTTTGGCTcttctgtcccccacccccatccctcgtGCCACCACCATCTGTCTTATTTGTGTTCTGGCTTCGTTGTTTCTCATCTGTCTCCTCGACTGGACTGTGAGCCTCGAGCCAGCAGGGACTGGTGTGATTCCAGGCCCCTCTGTCCATCTCGCCCCACAGGGCACAGAGTGGACCCAGCTCAGCCTGGGGCCCTCGGCCCACAGAGCTGGTCACCGAGTCAGCCCTGGGGCGACTGCTCTGCTCACACGTGGCTCCTGAGACCTTGAAATGTGGCCAGAAGTGCAAAAGGCCCCCCAGATCCCAAGGACCTCATTTCCTCGCTATAGCGTAAAACAGCTCATTTATAACTGGGCACGTTGATTCCGTGTTGAAACGGAGCTAACGGGTTACGGGAAATACAATTAAAATGACTTTCCCGGGttccttttacttttcaaataagtGGCCACCAGAAAACGTACAGTCAAGGAAGTGGCTCACGTGATACTTCTATCACTGTGCTGGTCCATACTCTCGGGAGTGGATTCCTGCCTGGAATCCACAGGGCAGGGGCGGGGACCTGGGTCTCCAGAGCATCTGATCTGCTCCTTGCTGCAGCTCCTGTGCCCACGTCTAAGCTACTCTAGCTCTCTTCCTTCTCACACCCACCAGAATGAGAGCTTCTTCAAGACAAGGACtgacaaactcctactcatccttcaaagccCCACCTCGAatgcccctcctcctccaggaagcctttccctGGGCTCTCCCTATGCTCTTCCAGCCCCAGGTCCCTCCCTCTGGCACCGCCCACAGAGCTGGCATCCTTACTTGCTGTAACCCTTCCATGGCGCCCTGTTGCCCTGAGGGTCAAAGCCTGGCCCTGTGCAACCCGACCCTTGCCTGCGTTCTGGCTTTGCTCCCCCTCCGTGAGCCAAGAGAACTCGGGCCACAATGGACTCGTTGCTTCCTGGACTAACTGGGTCTGTCACCAGGGAGGGGACAAAACTGCCAGagctcccctcccctcacctcccTGAAAGCCCGCTGACATGGCCTCCCAGAGGCCCTGCCCGGAGGCCGGCGCGGGGCTGGGTCACGGAGGGGACAGCAGGGACTCCGACAGTTCTAGCGCTGGGCAGAGGTTTCCCCGGCTGAGGctcggaggctcagagaggggaagtgacctgCCCTGAGCTGCACAGCGGGGCAGGGGCTGCGaccaggtggggtgggggtggaggccaCCCCAGTTTCGTCACCCCGAGCCCCGGCCCGGGTAATTATAGCCCGGCCACCACAGGCCCTGCTTACTCAACTCTCTAGTGTGACTCAGAGGGGCCCCTGGCTCcccagcctggagggaggggtgggggctgagGCCCTGGGCGGGGGGCAGAGAGGAGCCAGGTGGGCACGCGGCGGGCAGAGGTGGGCCTAGTGCCCCTTTCTACAGCTCAGTTTCCCCGCCTGGCGAACGGGCTCAGCCCCGGGTTGTGGGTGGGGCGGCCAGAATTCCAGGCCAGAACGTAACTGAGCCACAGGCCCGTGGTTAGAGGGCTGGGGGGCCCCGGGCCTCTGCTTGGCCCGGTCACCCCTCCAGACCCAGGCTCACTGGGCCTCCACCCAGAGACCCCGGAGGGCGGGCCCCCAGCCATCTCAGGACCCCGGTCTGGAGGAAGAGGGGGCCCCCAAGGCTTCCGGCACCCCAGTCTCACCAAAGTGGGGGGGCAGGCTGCCAACCAGACTGCCCGCCTCCAGCCGGCGCCCTTTGCCCCTCGCCTGGCACTCCTGGGCCCCGAAGTCCGGGCCACACCCGCCTCTCCTGGcctgctggggagggggctgggggtcgGCCCCCAGATCCTGTCCCCGTGGGGCGGGGCCGGGAAGCTGGGACAATGGCCTCTTTCTTCAGCCTGGGTGGGCGTGGCTGGGGGAACCCCAGGGCAGGCGGGGGTTAGGGGCGATGCTGAGTCACCGGGCTTGGCCAGGCCCCTGCACGccagccccccgcccccaccaggctggcccacaaGGCCCCGCCAGCCACCTCTGGACTCTTAAGATGGAATCACAAATTCCCCCCAGCCTGGCCTCaaactcttcctgtccagggacCAAGCCCAGTGACTTCGTGCTTTTCCTCCACTGCTCTGCGATCCCGGGGCTGAgctggcctcagggcctttgcactgcctTTCCAAggcttcctccctcacctccctcaGGGCTTGCTCTCTGTTGAAAGCAGCGCCCACGGCCgctcccccccgccccgcccattctctgccctttctttctctctagcACTTTCCACCAACTAGCGTTATCAGTTCTGTGGTTCTCTCCGCACATGCTGTCGCCCCCAAGGGGATTTTGGCCCGTCTCCACTTCTGCGTCCCTGGCACCTAGAACGgggcctggcacccagcaggCACTCCATAAATGCAGGCTGAATGGAGCAAGCTCCCTGGGCTCACGGGAGACTTCAGGGGACACCACCAGCAGAGCCCTCCGCTCCCCACGAGGCTGTCACCTGCTCCCGGGGCAAAACTCCCCTCCAGCCCCGCCGAAAAGAAGAACCACCTCTGGGAAAAGAAGACGAGCGACTCCAGCGCCCTTCTTCCCAGCCTCCCGCGGTTCTGCACCGCCAGGCAAGCCTTATATTCTAGGGGGTCCTCTGGTGGGGCCTGCACTCCCCTCACCCACCGGCCGCTCTCAACAGGCACATGGGGGGGTACCCCAAAAGGAGAAGGCACCATTCCAGGGCAGGCGGCGTGAAGCTGCACTCAGAgacaggtgtgtgtgtgcgcgtgcgtggaGGAAGGGGGGCTCTGTGTGTGGCCGCGGTTTGTACCAAGGGCCCAGGCGGCCCCTgccgccccccgccccctgccGCGGCGGTGCCGGCTCACCTGGTGAATCGGACCTTGCAGATGCTGCACTCGTAGGGCTTCTCGCCTGTGTGGGTCCGGATGTGCCGCGGCAGCTTGCCGGCGCCCTGGATGACCTTCTCGCAGATGGGGCACTTCTGGAAGGCCTTGGCCCGGATCTTCTTCTCTACCTTCTGCGACCAGGCCGGGTAGACGTCGCCGTCGTGGGCGCCACTGAAGTACTTCAGGTAGTAGTCCACGACCCCCTTGTCGTCTGCCCGCGACTCCTCGTCGCTGTCGCCCGCCGCTGCCGCCCCTGCCCGGCCCACCGACGACATCATTTGCTGCAACAGCGTGCTGGCCGCCAGTCCGTCGGCGTCGGCCCCGTCCCCGTCCTCGCCCTCCGCCGCGCCCGACAGGAAGCCCGGGGAGTCACCCGGCTCGGGGGCCGCCTCCGACAGCGAGGCCgcctcctcctccccgccccgGCTGTAGTGGCCGTTCTGCGTGGCCGTGGCTGGCGGGGCCCCGGGCGGCGGGAAGAGGCCACCGGTGGGGGCGTCCTCGTCCCGCTCCGGCCACAGCCCCGGGTTGCTGTCACCCCTCGTCCCCGTCCCCGGCCGGGGGCCGCTCTGTCGGGGGGCCTGGCCCGTAGAAGTCCAAGCCGTTGCAGTCGCCAGCGGCGACGGCGGCCACGGCAGCAGCCACGGCCTCCTTGGTGGCCTCCAGGTCATCATCAGAGGCCCCGAAGGCGGACCACGGGAaggaggcggcggcggcagcagccgCGGGGGGCAGACTGTTCATGGGGTTGCTCTGGAAGAACTCGAGGTACTCCTTGGCCCGGAGGAGGTTGCGCTGATCGATTTGGTCTACGAGGTCCAGCTGCCCGGCGTCGGCGCCCGCGTCGGCCGCCAGGATCTGCCGGTCCAGCAGGTCGGCGCACACGTGGCTCACGGCGGGGATCTCCAGCAGGCGGGCGGCGCTGAGGATGTCGCCCACGTTGGCCGTGCTGACGGTGAGCGTGGCCGTGTAGGCGAAGTCCATGAGCGCCGTGAGGGCCTCGGCACTCACGAAGTCGATCTCGTACACGTTCTGCTGGTCCACCACGGCCCCCGACGTGAAGAGCTTCTTGAAGTACTGACTGCAGGCCGCCAGCACCGAGCGGTGCGTGGGGAACTCGCGGCCCTCCACCAGGATCACCACGTCACACAGCAGGCCCTGCGTCCGCTGCTCGTTGAGGCCACTCAGGATGTCGCTGCTGTGGTCGGGGAACGGGATCCCGATGGGGCCGTCCACGCCGCCGGCCATCTTCCGCGCCGAGACCTGCAGGGCCGgggaggaagggcaggtgtgaGGGTTGGGCGGCCCACCGGAGCGTTTCGAAACACTCTGAAAGCAGCGCCCCACTCTGCCCCCcgcccagcctcagtttccccagctgagCATCGGGGCGGCGATGTCCAGGTCTGCATTATCTACATGAGGTGATGCTGTTAAGACCCACACCGGGTGCTCGAGAGACGACCTCAGGCACCCTCCCCTGCACTGGAGGGCCCCAGGAGCGCCCGCCCCAGGGGGGATGTGAGGTGGGGCgggagcacacagtaggtgctcaacataTGCTCTGACATGAGTTGTTTCCTGAAGAATCTGAGCGCAGGCTTCTGCCCATACCTCTTTAGGAGGCCACGGTGGTGCCCCTCATAAGGCACCCACTATGCGCTGTGATGCCTGACCCCCCCACAGAGCGAGCAGAGGGGGCGCAGGGAGGGGAGGCCATGAGCCCGAATTCAAACCCGGGGTGGCTGACCCCAGCAGAGCCAATGTCGAGCCAGCCTGGCCGTCTGTCCCCGCCTGGCCCCTCGGCCTCTCCGACCCTCACTTCTGCCTCCTGGTGAGGCCTGGTCTCCTGGGGGGCTCTGAGTCAGCAGGAAGGGGCGAGGCCCAGCCCCGGGGACCGGGCCGGGGTCACTGGGGCCATGGGCGTGGCCTGGTGGGGTGGCGACACTGCAGGATAAACCCCTTCCTGCCCCTCGGAGCCCCCAGGATGTGGCTGGGCCCTCACAGTGAGTAAGGGGGAAAACCGGGCCACCGCCGGACGTGCCTTCTCCCAGCCCGCCTGGGCCAAGCCCCCCACGGAGGAGCGGGGGGCCGGGGGCCTCCTGTCCACATCCTGCCTGTCCAGCCCCTCTGACTCTCGGCCACCCTGCCTGTGCTGTTCAGCCCAGAACAAGCCCCTgccactctctgggcctcagtctccccatctgtcaaatgggccTTTGGAAGAGCCGTGCAGTGCTGGgactctgtctgtctgtctctctgtcccgcccctctccccctccctttttcCGCCTGCCCTGGGGCCGTGACTCATCCACCCACTCGGGCGCTTGT
This portion of the Diceros bicornis minor isolate mBicDic1 unplaced genomic scaffold, mDicBic1.mat.cur scaffold_67_ctg1, whole genome shotgun sequence genome encodes:
- the ZBTB7A gene encoding LOW QUALITY PROTEIN: zinc finger and BTB domain-containing protein 7A (The sequence of the model RefSeq protein was modified relative to this genomic sequence to represent the inferred CDS: deleted 2 bases in 2 codons), with the protein product MKDARVSARKMAGGVDGPIGIPFPDHSSDILSGLNEQRTQGLLCDVVILVEGREFPTHRSVLAACSQYFKKLFTSGAVVDQQNVYEIDFVSAEALTALMDFAYTATLTVSTANVGDILSAARLLEIPAVSHVCADLLDRQILAADAGADAGQLDLVDQIDQRNLLRAKEYLEFFQSNPMNSLPPAAAAAAASFPWSAFGASDDDLEATKEAVAAAVAAVAAGDCNGLDFYGPGPPTERPPAGDGDEGDSNPGLWPERDEDAPTGGLFPPPGAPPATATQNGHYSRGGEEEAASLSEAAPEPGDSPGFLSGAAEGEDGDGADADGLAASTLLQQMMSSVGRAGAAAAGDSDEESRADDKGVVDYYLKYFSGAHDGDVYPAWSQKVEKKIRAKAFQKCPICEKVIQGAGKLPRHIRTHTGEKPYECSICKVRFTRQDKLKVHMRKHTGEKPYLCQQCGAAFAHNYDLKNHMRVHTGLRPYQCESCCKTFVRSDHLHRHLKKDGCNGVPSRRGRKPRVRAGPLGAPTPPRAPPAPPGAPAAPGSPDGRRDREKHFKDEEEEEDAASPEGAGAGGAGGAGGAGDGAPADGSLAAGLA